A part of Puntigrus tetrazona isolate hp1 chromosome 21, ASM1883169v1, whole genome shotgun sequence genomic DNA contains:
- the irf1b gene encoding interferon regulatory factor 1b isoform X1, producing MPVSRMRMRPWLESRIDSNTIAGLMWVNKEEKMFSIPWKHAARHGWEVDKDACLFKQWAIHTGKYKEGETHPDPKTWKANFRCAMNSLPDIEEVKDRSVNKGCGAVRVYRMLPAIAKKKMKRTKSRDSRKRKIKMEDMDVHEMHSEMTQENTIDSTVNLSSSSPSADTPAYEVEISHCLEDQYTCKFQVSPVHSTDLEENEAIIEISRQLERDSTQWLQSNLFPKGFLANEVATTDSLSPESQWSNSSGEELEFRLYTELTPDLPDDSLCTYTELMNISSMPQTMCPL from the exons ATGCCTGTGTCCAGAATGCGTATGCGACCCTGGCTGGAGAGCAGAATCGACTCCAACACCATCGCCGGGCTCATGTGGGTCAACAAG GAGGAGAAGATGTTCTCCATCCCGTGGAAACACGCAGCTCGGCACGGCTGGGAGGTGGATAAAGACGCCTGTCTGTTCAAGCAGTGGGCCATTCACACAG GTAAATACAAGGAGGGAGAAACCCATCCCGACCCCAAGACCTGGAAGGCCAACTTCCGCTGTGCCATGAACTCACTCCCAGACATCGAGGAGGTGAAGGACAGGAGCGTGAACAAGGGCTGCGGCGCGGTCAGAGTCTACCGCATGCTTCCCGCCATCGccaagaagaagatgaagagaaCCAAGAGCCGCGACAGCCGCAAGCGCAAG atcAAGATGGAGGACATGGACGTTCACGAGATGCACTCAGAAATGACCCAGGAGAACACCATCGACAGCACCGTCAATCTAA GCTCCTCCAGTCCGTCTGCAGACACCCCAGCGTACGAGGTGGAGATCTCCCACTGTCTTGAAGACCAGTACACGTGCAAGTTCCAGGTGTCTCCGGTGCACTCCACAG ACCTGGAGGAGAACGAAGCAATCATTGAG ATCTCACGGCAATTGGAGCGTGATAGCACGCAGTGGCTGCAGAGCAACCTATTTCCAAAGGGGTTTCTGGCCAATGAAGTAGCCACAACAGATTCTCTGAGCCCAGAGAGCCAGTGGAGCAATAGCTCAG GAGAGGAGCTGGAGTTTCGACTCTACACTGAACTGACCCCTGACCTCCCGGACGACTCTCTCTGCACCTACACCGAGCTCATGAACATCAGCTCCATGCCACAGACCATGTGTCCTCTCTGA
- the irf1b gene encoding interferon regulatory factor 1b isoform X2 yields MPVSRMRMRPWLESRIDSNTIAGLMWVNKEEKMFSIPWKHAARHGWEVDKDACLFKQWAIHTGKYKEGETHPDPKTWKANFRCAMNSLPDIEEVKDRSVNKGCGAVRVYRMLPAIAKKKMKRTKSRDSRKRKIKMEDMDVHEMHSEMTQENTIDSTVNLSSSSPSADTPAYEVEISHCLEDQYTCKFQVSPVHSTDLEENEAIIEERSWSFDSTLN; encoded by the exons ATGCCTGTGTCCAGAATGCGTATGCGACCCTGGCTGGAGAGCAGAATCGACTCCAACACCATCGCCGGGCTCATGTGGGTCAACAAG GAGGAGAAGATGTTCTCCATCCCGTGGAAACACGCAGCTCGGCACGGCTGGGAGGTGGATAAAGACGCCTGTCTGTTCAAGCAGTGGGCCATTCACACAG GTAAATACAAGGAGGGAGAAACCCATCCCGACCCCAAGACCTGGAAGGCCAACTTCCGCTGTGCCATGAACTCACTCCCAGACATCGAGGAGGTGAAGGACAGGAGCGTGAACAAGGGCTGCGGCGCGGTCAGAGTCTACCGCATGCTTCCCGCCATCGccaagaagaagatgaagagaaCCAAGAGCCGCGACAGCCGCAAGCGCAAG atcAAGATGGAGGACATGGACGTTCACGAGATGCACTCAGAAATGACCCAGGAGAACACCATCGACAGCACCGTCAATCTAA GCTCCTCCAGTCCGTCTGCAGACACCCCAGCGTACGAGGTGGAGATCTCCCACTGTCTTGAAGACCAGTACACGTGCAAGTTCCAGGTGTCTCCGGTGCACTCCACAG ACCTGGAGGAGAACGAAGCAATCATTGAG GAGAGGAGCTGGAGTTTCGACTCTACACTGAACTGA